Proteins encoded by one window of Roseofilum casamattae BLCC-M143:
- a CDS encoding type II toxin-antitoxin system VapC family toxin: protein MLLDSNIIIYSAQPEYTNLRELVAENSPAVSAISYLEVLGYHQLTEQQCQYFEAFFQVAEVLPISEEVLIQAVALRQQRRLSLGDAIIAGTALGHQLTLITRNVDDFQWIADLNLLNPFDTME from the coding sequence ATGCTTCTCGATAGCAACATTATTATCTATTCCGCACAGCCAGAATATACTAATTTGCGAGAATTAGTTGCGGAAAATTCACCAGCAGTATCAGCCATCAGTTATCTGGAAGTCTTGGGTTATCATCAACTAACAGAGCAACAATGTCAGTATTTTGAAGCCTTTTTTCAGGTGGCTGAAGTTCTGCCAATCTCCGAGGAGGTTTTAATTCAAGCTGTTGCGTTGCGACAACAGAGAAGATTGTCATTAGGGGACGCAATTATTGCGGGGACTGCATTGGGGCATCAGTTAACATTAATTACCAGAAATGTGGATGATTTTCAGTGGATTGCTGACCTAAATCTACTGAATCCGTTTGATACAATGGAATAG